CACGCGCGGGGGCGTTCGTACTTGATGAACTGGGCGGACCACATCTGGTGCTGGCCCACACCGGCTACATAGACACCCTCGGGGCCGGTCATGGCACCGATGCGTTCGATCACCTTCTGCGGGGCGATCAACCCGTCTTCGGGAGTGGCATAGCCGATCGGATAGGTTTCGCGCAGCCGGTCCAGCACCGCCCACCAGGCGGAAATATCCGGCTTCCCCGCTTCAAACTGTCCGCGCAGGGCGTCGGCCAGCTCGGGCATGATTTCCTTCACCGAGCCGACAATCGGCACATCCGCCGGCCGGTTCTTGGAGATTTCCGCCGGGTCGATGTCCGCATGGATGACCTTGGCGGCGGGTGCGAAGGAGCTCAGTACACCGGTGACCCGGTCGTCGAAGCGGGCGCCGAGGGTGATGAGCAGGTCCGACTGCTGCAGGGCGGTCACCGCCGACACCGCGCCGTGCATTCCCGGCATTCCGACGTGCTGCGGGTGCGAATCGGGGAACACACCACGGGCCATCAAAGTGGTGACCACAGGAGCGCCCACCAGTTCGGCCAGTTCGAGCAGCTCTTCCGAGGCATTGGCCTTCAGCACGCCGCCGCCCACGTAGAACACCGGCCGCTGCGAAGCGGCAATCAGGCGGGCAGCTTCACGGACCTGCTTGGAATGGCCGCGGACCACCGTGCGGTAGCCCTGCAGGTCAATCTTCGGCGGCCAGGAGAACGTGGTCTTCGCCTGCTGGGCGTCCTTGGCGATGTCCACGAGGACCGGTCCGGGGCGTCCCGACGTCGCAATGTGGAAGGCCTCGGCCAGCACCCGGGGAATGTCGGCGGCGTCCGTCAGGAGGTAGGAGTGCTTGGTGATGGGCATCGTGATGCCCACGATGTCGGCTTCCTGGAAGGCGTCTGAACCAATGAAGGCGCTGGAGACCTGGCCGGTGATGGCGACCATCGGCACCGAGTCCATGTGGGCATCGGCGATGGCGGTGACGAGGTTGGTGGCTCCGGGTCCCGAGGTCACGATGCAGACACCGGCACGCCCGGTCACCATCGCGTAGCCCTCGGCTGCGTGCCCGGCACCCTGTTCGTGGCGCACGAGGATGTGCCGGATCTTTTTGGAATCCATCAGGGGATCGTAGGTGGGCAGGATGG
This window of the Arthrobacter sp. zg-Y919 genome carries:
- a CDS encoding acetolactate synthase large subunit, encoding MSKGSPISPSLMASKANAAARAAAAKTKDVASSVASSTEADERIQGPNNIVPPTEMTGSSAIVRSLEELGVDEVFGLPGGAILPTYDPLMDSKKIRHILVRHEQGAGHAAEGYAMVTGRAGVCIVTSGPGATNLVTAIADAHMDSVPMVAITGQVSSAFIGSDAFQEADIVGITMPITKHSYLLTDAADIPRVLAEAFHIATSGRPGPVLVDIAKDAQQAKTTFSWPPKIDLQGYRTVVRGHSKQVREAARLIAASQRPVFYVGGGVLKANASEELLELAELVGAPVVTTLMARGVFPDSHPQHVGMPGMHGAVSAVTALQQSDLLITLGARFDDRVTGVLSSFAPAAKVIHADIDPAEISKNRPADVPIVGSVKEIMPELADALRGQFEAGKPDISAWWAVLDRLRETYPIGYATPEDGLIAPQKVIERIGAMTGPEGVYVAGVGQHQMWSAQFIKYERPRAWLNSGGLGTMGYSVPAAMGAKVGAPDRVVWAIDGDGCFQMTNQELATCLINNIPIKVAIINNSSLGMVRQWQTLFYESRYSNTDLNTGHDTVRVPDFVKLAEAYGCVGLRCERDEDIDATIAKALEINDRPVVIDFVVSRDSMVWPMVPTGVSNDLIQIARNMTPKWEEED